The Deinococcus multiflagellatus region CGCTGTGGCCTGGCTGCAAGCGGTGATCGCCACCACCGGCAGCCTGTATTTCAGCGAAGTCATGCACCTGCCCCCCTGCACCCTGTGCTGGTACCAGCGCCTCATGATGTA contains the following coding sequences:
- a CDS encoding disulfide bond formation protein B; translated protein: MQISSGRRWALPAVAWLQAVIATTGSLYFSEVMHLPPCTLCWYQRLMM